One Roseimicrobium gellanilyticum DNA window includes the following coding sequences:
- a CDS encoding VOC family protein, with the protein MPVEKVKFMLLAQDMGRAVKFYTNVFGFQEGFVSEHWSELSFGDAIIAFHGGGDGAPNPTGLSVQVDDARATAAAIAVAGGTILEQPEQREGEPIKLGRFRDAEGNEVMLTEWVG; encoded by the coding sequence ATGCCCGTCGAAAAAGTAAAGTTCATGCTTCTCGCCCAGGACATGGGGCGTGCGGTGAAGTTCTACACGAACGTGTTTGGCTTCCAGGAAGGCTTCGTGAGCGAACACTGGTCCGAGCTTTCGTTCGGTGATGCCATCATTGCCTTCCATGGTGGCGGCGATGGAGCGCCGAACCCCACGGGGTTGAGTGTTCAAGTCGATGACGCGAGAGCGACGGCTGCTGCGATTGCTGTGGCAGGTGGCACCATCTTGGAGCAGCCCGAACAGCGTGAAGGCGAGCCCATCAAGCTCGGCAGGTTCCGCGATGCTGAAGGCAATGAAGTGATGCTGACGGAGTGGGTGGGTTAG
- a CDS encoding polyphenol oxidase family protein: protein MTPPLTATFPSLDRLTPFAHGFTLRHPEIDVKVDREEALRRLTAWHHEIVADLGFSAASLATACQVHGNGIAIVREAGIEPAAQMDGLVSNTPGLMIGIYVADCCAVYLADPITGAFGVLHSGKKGTEQNITGTGIALMRDTFGTRPEDLVVQLSPCIRPPAYEIDFAADIRAQALAAGVPSHQIHDDGTCTSSDLTRFYSYRVEKGKTGRMLALLGRR from the coding sequence ATGACTCCCCCACTCACTGCCACCTTCCCCAGCCTGGACCGGCTCACCCCCTTCGCCCACGGCTTTACGCTTCGTCACCCGGAGATCGATGTGAAGGTGGATCGAGAGGAAGCCCTGCGGCGTCTCACTGCCTGGCACCATGAGATCGTGGCGGACCTGGGATTCTCCGCCGCTTCACTGGCCACCGCCTGCCAGGTCCACGGTAACGGCATCGCCATCGTGCGCGAGGCGGGAATCGAACCCGCAGCCCAGATGGACGGTCTCGTGTCCAATACTCCCGGCCTGATGATCGGCATCTACGTCGCCGACTGCTGCGCCGTCTATCTCGCCGATCCCATTACCGGCGCCTTCGGCGTCCTTCACTCCGGCAAGAAGGGCACGGAACAGAACATCACCGGCACCGGCATCGCCCTCATGCGCGACACCTTCGGCACCCGCCCCGAAGATCTCGTCGTGCAACTCTCGCCCTGCATCCGCCCACCCGCCTACGAAATCGACTTCGCCGCCGACATTCGTGCACAAGCACTCGCCGCCGGCGTGCCCTCCCATCAAATCCACGACGACGGTACGTGCACTTCCTCCGACCTCACCCGTTTCTACAGCTACCGCGTGGAAAAGGGGAAAACGGGAAGGATGCTTGCGTTGTTGGGGAGAAGGTAA
- a CDS encoding MarR family transcriptional regulator has translation MATANGTKQSSLRDPGKVADFILFSQREFLLNLSKDLSRGNISFAQFYLMSYLGTSRDLTMTDIARKMGHSTAAATGLVDRLEKLGYVERMHAADDRRKVLVKITTKGLELVSKLRTALQERVAEAMHETNSYDVDTLVANYRGDTAMALQ, from the coding sequence ATGGCCACAGCAAACGGAACCAAGCAGTCTTCCCTCCGTGACCCCGGGAAGGTTGCCGATTTCATTCTTTTCAGTCAGCGGGAGTTCCTGCTCAATCTCTCCAAGGATCTGAGCCGTGGGAATATCTCGTTCGCTCAGTTCTACCTGATGAGCTATCTCGGTACGTCGCGTGATCTCACGATGACTGACATCGCCCGCAAGATGGGCCACTCCACCGCGGCCGCCACCGGCCTTGTGGATCGCCTTGAAAAGCTCGGCTACGTCGAGCGCATGCACGCCGCTGACGACCGCCGCAAGGTGCTCGTGAAGATCACCACCAAGGGACTCGAACTCGTTTCCAAGCTTCGCACGGCACTCCAGGAGCGGGTCGCTGAGGCCATGCACGAGACCAACTCCTACGATGTGGACACTCTGGTCGCCAACTATCGCGGCGACACCGCCATGGCCTTGCAATAA
- a CDS encoding FAD:protein FMN transferase produces MTPYRARHHAMATEFEITIAQEDIEGGYAAQAAAAVWEEIDRLELELSRFKPGSDVWRINHSKKGGSCPIGLATLDCLQLAKAVHAETQGAFDITVGPLMRVYRNDDGSQRVPHHLEVDYARERVGMDVFDVTDDGFVTVNVDEPVLDLGAVGKGYALDQCVQVLQDYGVHNALLNAGDSSVLALGCSADSDGWNVTVGNGKHQRVLLLKDRAVSASGFAVKGAHIMNPRTKRPAPIKKKRIWAIAPTAALSDALSTAFTIMSAEEIEAFCERHHEVEAVLN; encoded by the coding sequence GTGACCCCTTACCGCGCCAGACATCATGCGATGGCCACCGAGTTTGAAATCACCATCGCGCAGGAGGACATCGAGGGAGGCTACGCCGCCCAAGCTGCCGCAGCCGTGTGGGAGGAGATTGATCGACTCGAACTGGAACTGAGCCGCTTCAAGCCCGGCTCGGACGTCTGGCGCATCAATCACTCCAAGAAAGGAGGCTCCTGCCCCATCGGTCTCGCCACACTCGATTGCCTGCAACTCGCCAAGGCGGTGCACGCGGAGACCCAAGGCGCCTTCGACATCACTGTCGGCCCACTCATGCGCGTGTATCGCAATGACGATGGCAGCCAGCGCGTGCCACATCACCTCGAGGTGGACTATGCGCGCGAACGGGTGGGTATGGACGTCTTTGATGTGACCGATGACGGCTTCGTCACCGTGAATGTTGATGAGCCGGTGCTGGACCTCGGTGCTGTAGGCAAGGGTTATGCACTTGATCAGTGTGTGCAGGTATTGCAGGACTACGGCGTGCATAATGCCCTGCTCAATGCCGGGGACAGTAGCGTGCTTGCCTTGGGTTGCAGCGCGGACTCTGACGGATGGAACGTGACGGTGGGCAACGGCAAGCATCAGAGGGTCCTGCTTCTCAAGGACCGTGCCGTGAGCGCAAGCGGCTTTGCCGTGAAAGGCGCGCACATCATGAACCCCCGGACGAAGCGCCCGGCCCCCATCAAGAAGAAGCGCATCTGGGCCATCGCCCCCACGGCGGCACTCAGCGACGCCCTCTCGACGGCTTTCACCATCATGTCGGCCGAGGAAATTGAGGCCTTTTGCGAGCGCCACCATGAGGTGGAAGCTGTCCTGAATTGA
- a CDS encoding flippase activity-associated protein Agl23 yields the protein MAREPKPIRWKTLLALLALALTLGAMGRFTDLGKRPMHTDEAILALKTQEYWETGTFEYDPKDYHGPFLHHAARWLGNLRGMDPATLTEEQVRWVVCVFGMLLILSPVLLMDVIGRTGAGVAALLIAVSPMMNFYSRYYIMEVPFVLQVIVFVASIWRWSQSKNLAWLFLAGLMLGWMHATKETFVLNIAALAAGYGLVKVMGLPFTAKERGYGFRSFTKPPISLQPWLIVALVALVTSTWLYSNGFKTWDQIGESVLTYRSYLQRSEGSGHEKPWHYYLSLLAWRRQGFLWSEGLIAGLGLVGVLNAFLDRRRADHKRAFLTLFATYTVVLLGIYSFIPYKTPWSILSVQYALTLMAGLGARSIFRVFTDLPLVKIGLALLLAGGVFNLCQQTSRATDFSYEHQTRYAASEMHNPYVYSHTSPNLVALADRIHALAKHTDENLNMPVQVVQSENGWPLPWYLRDMKSVGYQTVMPQVLQAPVVVVDLGLEESAREKLGGKYESSLWGLRPGINLSLLVERSLWEKFQGLPPSEPPPAAAPSAAPSTTVAASGTAPADTVGTPVPVTTLPGETTAPAPAPADATMPAKAEPVVDEGPPPFVGPPYPVPTVESSPESRRSRRRS from the coding sequence ATGGCCCGGGAACCCAAGCCTATACGATGGAAAACTCTGCTGGCACTGCTGGCACTGGCGCTCACGCTTGGCGCCATGGGCAGGTTCACGGACCTGGGCAAGAGGCCCATGCACACGGATGAGGCCATCCTGGCCTTGAAAACCCAGGAGTACTGGGAGACCGGCACTTTCGAGTACGATCCGAAGGACTACCACGGCCCCTTCCTCCACCACGCCGCCCGGTGGCTGGGCAACCTGCGCGGCATGGACCCCGCCACGCTGACGGAGGAGCAGGTGCGCTGGGTGGTGTGTGTCTTCGGCATGCTGCTCATCCTCTCTCCGGTGCTGCTGATGGATGTGATCGGCAGGACCGGCGCCGGTGTCGCCGCCCTGCTCATCGCGGTGTCCCCGATGATGAATTTCTACAGCCGGTACTACATCATGGAGGTGCCGTTTGTCCTGCAGGTGATTGTCTTCGTCGCCTCCATATGGCGATGGTCCCAGAGCAAGAACCTGGCGTGGCTGTTCCTCGCGGGCCTGATGCTCGGCTGGATGCACGCCACGAAGGAAACCTTTGTCCTGAACATCGCCGCGCTGGCCGCCGGGTATGGCTTGGTGAAGGTGATGGGCCTGCCCTTCACGGCAAAAGAACGTGGGTACGGTTTCCGCAGCTTCACAAAGCCCCCCATTTCCCTGCAGCCATGGCTCATCGTCGCCCTCGTGGCCCTGGTGACGTCCACCTGGTTGTACTCAAATGGCTTCAAAACGTGGGACCAGATTGGCGAAAGCGTGCTGACGTACCGCAGCTACCTGCAGCGTTCCGAAGGCAGTGGCCATGAAAAGCCCTGGCACTACTACCTGTCCCTTCTGGCCTGGCGCAGGCAGGGCTTCCTGTGGTCCGAGGGGTTGATTGCGGGCCTCGGCCTGGTCGGTGTGCTGAATGCGTTCCTTGATCGCCGCCGGGCGGATCACAAGCGCGCCTTCCTCACCCTCTTCGCGACCTACACCGTCGTGCTGCTCGGCATTTACAGCTTCATCCCGTACAAGACGCCCTGGTCCATCCTCAGCGTGCAATACGCGCTGACCTTGATGGCTGGCCTGGGTGCGCGCTCGATCTTCCGGGTCTTCACGGATCTCCCCCTGGTCAAGATCGGCCTGGCCCTGCTGCTCGCCGGCGGTGTCTTCAATTTGTGCCAGCAGACAAGCCGGGCCACGGACTTCAGCTATGAGCACCAGACGCGGTATGCGGCGAGTGAAATGCACAACCCGTATGTGTATTCGCACACCTCTCCGAATCTCGTGGCGCTTGCCGACCGCATCCACGCACTGGCCAAGCATACGGACGAGAACCTGAACATGCCAGTGCAGGTGGTGCAAAGCGAGAACGGCTGGCCTCTCCCCTGGTACCTGCGTGACATGAAGTCGGTGGGTTATCAGACCGTCATGCCCCAAGTGCTCCAAGCTCCGGTAGTGGTGGTCGACCTCGGACTGGAGGAATCCGCGCGGGAAAAGCTGGGCGGCAAATACGAGTCCAGTCTCTGGGGACTGCGTCCGGGCATCAATCTCTCCCTGCTGGTGGAGAGATCGCTCTGGGAGAAATTCCAAGGGCTGCCACCTTCCGAGCCTCCCCCTGCCGCCGCGCCATCCGCAGCTCCCTCCACCACCGTCGCCGCCTCAGGCACCGCTCCTGCGGATACCGTGGGCACCCCCGTACCGGTGACCACACTTCCCGGTGAAACAACAGCGCCTGCGCCTGCGCCTGCGGACGCGACCATGCCGGCGAAGGCTGAGCCCGTAGTGGACGAAGGCCCTCCTCCTTTCGTCGGCCCTCCCTACCCCGTTCCCACCGTGGAATCTTCTCCTGAATCCCGCAGATCCCGGCGCCGCTCGTGA
- a CDS encoding DUF1573 domain-containing protein, whose product MRSTLLIALLLGLALPASAGLVFDQDPLELRPKAEDEKVEASFTFTNKGDKAIRVTGLDSTCSCLEASLDKAVYAPGEKGTGKATFKVSSFVGRHEKTLHIYTDNPAEPDKVLTVILEVPEVVSIEPKLLEWVVGEEPKAKELTVKMVGEEPMKIKSVAATRQNVTFETKEITPGREYRITVKPSNTTEITVGMLKIETDSKIPKFARQMAFFNIVRPELAEKKAKAAEAKAKEGQ is encoded by the coding sequence ATGCGCAGCACGCTACTCATCGCACTTCTTTTGGGGCTGGCCCTGCCAGCCTCTGCCGGGCTCGTGTTCGATCAGGATCCACTGGAGCTCAGACCCAAGGCTGAGGATGAGAAAGTGGAGGCCAGCTTCACCTTCACCAACAAGGGGGACAAGGCCATCCGTGTGACTGGCCTGGACAGCACCTGCTCCTGCCTGGAGGCCAGCCTGGACAAGGCCGTGTATGCCCCGGGGGAGAAGGGGACAGGAAAGGCCACCTTCAAGGTGAGCAGCTTCGTGGGCCGCCACGAGAAGACCCTGCACATCTACACGGACAATCCCGCTGAGCCGGACAAGGTGCTCACGGTCATCCTGGAAGTGCCGGAGGTGGTGAGCATTGAACCCAAACTGCTGGAGTGGGTGGTGGGCGAGGAGCCGAAGGCGAAGGAGCTGACTGTCAAAATGGTCGGCGAAGAGCCCATGAAAATCAAAAGCGTGGCCGCCACCCGGCAGAATGTGACCTTTGAGACCAAGGAAATCACCCCTGGCAGGGAGTACCGCATCACCGTGAAGCCCTCCAACACGACCGAGATCACGGTGGGCATGCTGAAAATCGAGACGGACAGCAAGATTCCGAAGTTTGCCCGCCAGATGGCCTTCTTCAACATTGTGCGGCCGGAACTGGCGGAGAAGAAGGCCAAGGCTGCCGAAGCCAAGGCCAAGGAAGGGCAGTAA
- a CDS encoding rhodanese-like domain-containing protein — translation MRGMLGQATVILLAAILAAAGTHFLHPKAPIWYATQEPLKEDEVTMALIRERWQGEVLWVDARVRQEYESGHVPEALLLNEQEADQLLFDHFEKLQDNKKPIVVYCGSEACQASRKIADYLRERLPGMEIWVLKGGWKAWQEGQAKG, via the coding sequence ATGCGTGGCATGCTGGGACAGGCGACTGTAATCCTGCTGGCAGCGATTCTCGCGGCCGCTGGCACGCATTTCCTGCATCCCAAGGCTCCCATATGGTACGCGACCCAGGAGCCGCTCAAGGAGGACGAGGTGACGATGGCGCTGATCCGCGAGCGCTGGCAGGGGGAGGTGCTCTGGGTGGATGCCCGGGTGCGCCAGGAATACGAGTCCGGCCATGTGCCGGAGGCGCTGCTGCTCAATGAGCAGGAGGCTGACCAGCTTCTCTTCGACCATTTCGAGAAGCTGCAGGACAACAAGAAGCCCATCGTGGTGTATTGCGGGTCGGAGGCATGCCAGGCCAGCCGGAAGATAGCAGACTACCTTCGGGAGCGTCTGCCGGGCATGGAAATCTGGGTCCTCAAGGGGGGCTGGAAGGCGTGGCAGGAAGGGCAGGCGAAGGGCTAG
- a CDS encoding DNA gyrase subunit B: MPEDQDTPDSFNTNIAQNQEYGASQIQHLEGLKAVRMRPGMYIGETDERGLHHCVFEVVDNSIDEHLAGFCQNVWITIHTDGSISVEDDGRGIPVEMHKKGMPTVELVLTNLHAGGKFGDGAYEFSGGLHGVGAKCVNALSDWFKCEVYRDGKIYAIGFERGITTEPLKVLGDLDDPKHTGTKITFFPDATIFTTTTTFVFDRLRTRLRELAFLNPGITITLTDERGDTPRAETLRYVEGVKQFVNELGEGKEKVHPDPIVIAGRREVTLDDKKKFILVDCVIQYNKGLSEQTLCFANAIPNPDFGTHYSGLKTALTKAVKAYVSANPKSFKEKLPEIEGEDCREGVICVLSIKHPHPRFNSQTKVKLVNGEVEGVVNSVVYEGLMRFFDENPDPALEIAKNIIIAAKSRIAAENARKAIRKDAMSSGGLPGKLADCSERDPAKSELFIVEGDSAGGSAKMGRNRHNQAILPLRGKLINTEKARLEKVLLNKEIQTMITAIGTGIGGSTDRNREKGEEEISGYFNIDKLRYHKIVIMTDADVDGSHIRTLLLTFFFRQMPELVKRGHIYVAQPPLYQVTRKKREEYVQNDEEMEAILLELGSGEISLRNVSDDRRVDSEHLRQILGLLVPIAKFADIIRRHGADFETYLQHRNPATGELPHYLVIIREGNDVRVEYLLDRDALSTYAHANLDLHLFGKPEAEGSNGSNGSTPKQSRRARLIDVHEAHGMKARFKQLDELGLHVDHFSSQDIPLFEVIEGDGENAKVHPVFSIPGILDKVMEIGKRGMEIKRFKGLGEMNAKQLFETTMDPNKRTLLQVKLDESNAHEAERIFTILMGDVVEPRKHFIEENALNVRNLDV; encoded by the coding sequence ATGCCCGAAGATCAGGATACCCCGGATTCGTTTAATACCAATATCGCGCAAAATCAGGAATACGGCGCCAGTCAGATTCAGCACCTGGAGGGTCTCAAGGCCGTTCGCATGCGACCCGGCATGTACATCGGCGAGACCGATGAGCGCGGCTTGCATCACTGTGTATTTGAGGTGGTGGACAACTCCATCGACGAGCACCTCGCAGGCTTCTGCCAGAATGTGTGGATCACCATCCATACGGACGGCTCCATCAGCGTGGAAGACGACGGTCGCGGCATTCCTGTCGAGATGCACAAGAAGGGCATGCCCACGGTGGAACTCGTGCTCACGAATCTGCATGCGGGCGGCAAGTTCGGCGATGGAGCGTATGAGTTCTCCGGCGGCTTGCACGGCGTCGGCGCGAAGTGCGTGAACGCCCTCTCGGACTGGTTCAAATGCGAGGTGTATCGCGATGGGAAAATCTATGCCATTGGCTTCGAGCGTGGCATCACCACGGAGCCGTTGAAAGTGCTCGGCGACCTTGATGATCCCAAGCACACCGGCACGAAGATTACCTTCTTCCCGGACGCGACCATTTTCACGACGACGACGACCTTTGTCTTTGACCGTTTGCGCACCCGCTTGCGCGAGTTGGCCTTCCTGAACCCAGGCATCACCATCACGCTTACCGATGAGCGTGGCGACACGCCGCGTGCGGAGACCCTGCGCTACGTCGAAGGCGTGAAGCAGTTCGTGAACGAACTCGGTGAGGGGAAAGAAAAGGTGCACCCCGATCCAATCGTCATCGCAGGCCGCCGCGAAGTGACGCTGGATGACAAGAAGAAGTTCATCCTGGTGGACTGCGTGATCCAGTACAACAAGGGGCTCAGTGAGCAGACGTTGTGCTTCGCCAACGCCATCCCAAACCCGGACTTCGGCACGCACTATTCCGGCCTGAAAACCGCGCTTACCAAGGCGGTGAAGGCTTACGTCTCGGCCAATCCGAAGTCCTTCAAGGAAAAGCTGCCCGAGATCGAGGGTGAAGATTGCCGCGAAGGCGTCATCTGCGTGCTGAGCATCAAGCACCCGCATCCGCGCTTCAACTCGCAGACGAAGGTGAAGCTCGTGAACGGCGAAGTGGAAGGCGTGGTGAACTCTGTCGTGTATGAGGGTCTCATGCGCTTCTTTGACGAGAATCCGGATCCGGCGCTGGAGATCGCGAAGAACATCATCATCGCTGCGAAGTCCCGTATCGCAGCGGAGAACGCCCGCAAGGCCATCCGCAAGGACGCGATGAGTTCTGGTGGTCTGCCCGGCAAGCTGGCCGACTGCTCCGAGCGTGATCCTGCGAAGAGTGAGCTGTTCATCGTCGAAGGTGACTCTGCCGGTGGCTCCGCCAAAATGGGCCGCAACCGCCACAATCAGGCCATTCTTCCCCTGCGAGGCAAGCTCATCAACACCGAGAAGGCGCGTCTGGAAAAGGTGCTTCTGAACAAGGAAATCCAGACCATGATCACGGCGATCGGCACCGGAATTGGTGGTTCCACCGATCGCAATCGGGAAAAGGGCGAGGAGGAGATCTCCGGTTACTTCAACATCGACAAGCTGCGCTACCACAAGATCGTCATCATGACCGATGCCGACGTGGATGGCAGCCACATCCGCACGCTGCTGCTGACCTTCTTCTTCCGGCAGATGCCCGAGCTCGTGAAGCGCGGCCACATCTATGTCGCGCAGCCGCCGCTGTATCAGGTCACGCGCAAGAAGCGCGAAGAATATGTGCAGAACGACGAAGAGATGGAGGCCATCCTGCTCGAACTCGGCTCCGGTGAGATCTCCCTGCGCAACGTGTCGGATGACAGGAGAGTGGACTCCGAGCACCTGCGGCAGATTCTTGGTCTGCTTGTGCCTATTGCAAAATTTGCCGATATCATCCGCCGGCACGGTGCGGACTTTGAAACTTACCTGCAGCATCGCAACCCGGCGACGGGTGAACTGCCGCACTACCTGGTGATCATCCGGGAAGGCAACGACGTTCGCGTCGAGTACCTCCTCGACCGCGATGCGCTCTCCACCTACGCCCACGCGAACCTGGACCTCCATCTCTTTGGCAAGCCCGAAGCGGAAGGCTCGAACGGCTCGAACGGATCGACACCCAAGCAGTCGCGCCGCGCCCGTCTCATCGATGTGCACGAGGCCCATGGCATGAAGGCCCGCTTCAAACAGCTCGATGAGCTCGGCTTGCACGTGGATCACTTCAGCAGTCAGGACATCCCGCTTTTCGAAGTCATCGAAGGCGACGGTGAGAATGCGAAGGTGCACCCCGTCTTCAGCATCCCCGGCATCCTCGACAAGGTCATGGAAATCGGCAAACGCGGCATGGAGATCAAACGCTTCAAGGGTCTCGGCGAAATGAACGCCAAGCAGCTCTTCGAAACGACCATGGATCCGAACAAGCGTACGCTGCTTCAGGTCAAGCTCGACGAATCCAACGCGCACGAGGCGGAGCGTATCTTTACGATTCTCATGGGCGACGTCGTGGAGCCTCGCAAACACTTCATCGAAGAGAATGCGCTGAACGTGCGCAATCTGGATGTGTGA
- the gyrA gene encoding DNA gyrase subunit A, whose protein sequence is MQDSNVRPISVADEVKTSFLDYSMSVIISRALPDVRDGLKPSQRRILYAMHELSLYPPKKHMKCAKIAGDTSGNYHPHGEAVIYPTLVHMGQEWAMRETLIHPQGNFGSVEGDPPAAMRYTEARMTHLGGSLMQDMDKDTVDFVPNYDERLTEPTVFPAAFPNLLVNGGTGIAVGMATNMPPHNLVEVVSAVCAQIDNPEITLAELMTHIKGPDFPTGCTILGTSGIREYMETGHGSVRIRGKAEIVQNGNREQIVITEIPFNVNRADLEKKIAELANEKIIPEIAGIRNESDENSRLVVDLKKDARAQVVLNNLYKHTELESSFSVHMLAIDGNRPRVFGIKDAIGCYIEHRREVVIRRTKFLLGKAEVQAEKLEAFLLALGHLDDFIKIIRDSRNRDEARANLKAYTFSIPTAEHLGILIRSQPSIQGDRYVFTDKQVDDILELRLYQLTGLERDKVKAEYDEILATIKDLLEILANEIRVLTIIKDELRVISGKYGSERLTSIQAVEGEIQNIDLIPNDPAVVTMTHFGSIKRTNTREYTLQGRGGKGLRGMETRQSADEEDKSDFVEHLFSAHLHDFLLFFTNTGRMFVERVHAIPEMARTGKGRSIKNLLDLRPEEKIAAVLTLQAVGAEDEAMWAPDKYVLFATKDGTVKKTALEEFKNYRKGGIIALKIDEGNELIDVVLTDGSNEICLVTREGMCLRCSEAAGTYQALIVDSETGELKETSASSSGIRAMGRGAAGVTGIRPEEGDYVVALTVVDHSAQLLVVSERGLGKRTPFAEYRPTNRGGKGVTTMNVTEKTGKVITAMAVHDSDELMLMTSKGQSVRIKVGGEKGIRETGRNAQGVKLMNLNEGETIQDVAKVMTDTEVEGENAEDSGAVSPGAELPADEASASGAASETEASQGEPPASEDSE, encoded by the coding sequence ATGCAAGATTCCAACGTCCGTCCCATCTCCGTCGCAGACGAGGTCAAGACCTCGTTCCTCGACTACTCCATGTCCGTCATCATCTCGCGTGCGCTGCCGGACGTGCGCGACGGGTTGAAGCCCAGCCAGCGTCGCATTCTCTACGCGATGCATGAGCTCTCGCTCTACCCGCCGAAGAAGCACATGAAGTGCGCCAAGATCGCGGGTGACACCTCGGGTAACTACCACCCGCACGGTGAAGCGGTCATTTATCCCACACTCGTCCACATGGGGCAGGAGTGGGCCATGCGCGAAACCTTGATCCACCCGCAGGGGAACTTCGGCTCTGTAGAAGGCGATCCTCCGGCGGCCATGCGATATACCGAGGCGCGCATGACGCACCTGGGCGGCTCGCTCATGCAGGACATGGACAAGGACACGGTGGACTTCGTGCCCAACTACGATGAGCGCCTCACCGAGCCCACCGTTTTCCCTGCCGCATTCCCCAATCTCCTCGTCAATGGTGGCACCGGCATCGCGGTCGGCATGGCCACGAACATGCCTCCGCACAACCTCGTCGAGGTGGTCAGTGCTGTCTGCGCCCAGATCGATAATCCGGAAATCACCTTGGCCGAGTTGATGACGCACATCAAGGGGCCGGACTTCCCCACGGGCTGCACCATCTTGGGGACCTCGGGCATCCGCGAGTACATGGAGACTGGGCACGGCAGCGTCCGTATCCGTGGCAAGGCCGAGATCGTCCAGAACGGCAATCGCGAGCAGATCGTGATCACCGAGATTCCCTTCAATGTGAACCGGGCCGATTTGGAGAAGAAGATCGCCGAGCTCGCGAACGAAAAGATCATCCCCGAGATCGCCGGCATCCGCAACGAGTCGGATGAAAACTCGCGCCTCGTGGTGGATCTGAAGAAGGACGCGCGCGCGCAGGTGGTGCTTAACAACCTTTACAAGCACACTGAGCTCGAGTCGTCCTTCAGCGTGCACATGCTCGCGATCGATGGCAACCGTCCTCGTGTCTTCGGCATCAAGGATGCCATCGGCTGCTACATCGAGCACCGTCGTGAGGTGGTCATTCGCCGCACGAAGTTCCTCCTCGGCAAAGCCGAAGTGCAGGCCGAGAAGCTCGAAGCCTTTCTCCTCGCGCTCGGTCACCTCGATGACTTCATCAAGATCATCCGCGACAGCCGCAACCGCGACGAAGCACGCGCGAATCTGAAGGCCTACACCTTCTCCATCCCCACCGCCGAGCACCTTGGCATTCTCATTCGCAGCCAGCCGAGCATCCAGGGAGATCGCTACGTCTTCACGGACAAGCAGGTGGATGACATCCTCGAACTCCGCCTCTACCAGCTCACGGGCCTGGAGCGCGACAAGGTGAAAGCCGAGTACGACGAGATCCTCGCGACCATCAAGGACCTGCTTGAGATTCTCGCCAACGAGATTCGCGTGCTCACCATCATCAAGGACGAGCTGCGTGTCATCTCCGGTAAATACGGCAGCGAGCGTCTCACGAGCATTCAGGCAGTCGAGGGTGAGATCCAGAACATCGATCTCATTCCCAATGATCCTGCGGTGGTCACGATGACGCACTTCGGATCCATCAAGCGCACCAATACCCGAGAGTACACCTTGCAGGGTCGCGGAGGCAAGGGGCTCCGTGGCATGGAGACCCGTCAGTCCGCGGATGAGGAGGACAAGTCCGACTTCGTGGAGCACCTCTTCAGCGCACATCTGCATGACTTCCTGCTCTTCTTTACCAACACGGGACGCATGTTCGTGGAGCGCGTGCATGCGATTCCGGAAATGGCCCGCACCGGCAAGGGGCGCAGCATCAAGAACCTGCTCGACCTTCGTCCAGAGGAGAAGATTGCCGCGGTGCTTACGCTGCAGGCGGTAGGCGCGGAAGATGAGGCTATGTGGGCGCCGGACAAGTATGTGCTCTTCGCTACCAAGGACGGTACCGTGAAGAAGACCGCGCTGGAAGAATTCAAGAACTACCGCAAGGGTGGCATCATCGCGCTCAAGATCGACGAGGGCAATGAACTCATCGACGTGGTGCTCACGGATGGCAGCAATGAAATCTGCCTTGTGACCCGCGAAGGCATGTGTCTGCGATGCAGTGAAGCGGCTGGCACTTATCAAGCACTGATCGTGGATTCGGAAACCGGCGAACTGAAGGAAACTTCGGCGTCTTCCTCTGGCATTCGTGCCATGGGGCGCGGTGCGGCTGGGGTTACAGGCATCCGCCCTGAGGAAGGCGACTATGTGGTCGCCCTCACGGTGGTGGATCACAGTGCGCAGCTCCTCGTGGTGAGCGAACGAGGCTTGGGCAAGCGCACCCCGTTTGCCGAGTACCGGCCTACCAACCGTGGCGGCAAGGGCGTGACTACCATGAATGTCACGGAGAAGACCGGTAAGGTCATCACGGCCATGGCGGTGCACGACTCCGACGAACTCATGCTCATGACCAGCAAGGGCCAGAGCGTCCGCATCAAGGTGGGTGGGGAGAAGGGGATTCGCGAGACGGGCCGCAATGCCCAGGGCGTGAAGCTCATGAACCTCAACGAGGGAGAGACGATTCAGGACGTGGCCAAGGTCATGACGGACACCGAGGTGGAAGGCGAAAATGCTGAAGACTCCGGTGCAGTTTCCCCGGGTGCTGAGCTGCCTGCCGACGAGGCTTCCGCCTCCGGCGCTGCCAGCGAAACCGAAGCTTCACAGGGCGAGCCGCCAGCTTCCGAGGATTCGGAATAG